ATGTTCTCTTCAAAAGATTTGCGCACTCCTGAGTAAAATTGTATGCAAGGCAAAAGCACCACACAGGTCAAAGAAATCGCCATCAGAATTTCTACAAGAAAAAAGCTTCGCTTATGTCTACTTTGAGAAGCCATCTTCTACCTATATTTTCAATATGGGGATCTCTACTTAGAAGCTTTGGCTCTCTTGGAAAAAATAACTAGGTCGTCCTCCTGCTCATTGAGTTGAACGATAAGATCCTCTCCCCAAGCATCTTTTAAAAGCTTTTTGCCTTCTTTACACCAAGCTGCCTCTTCTAGGATTTTCTCCTTTTGTGCAAGAATATCTTTCAGGGATGCTCCTCCTGAGGCATATTCCATCATTAAAATGTCATACACCTTCGCACATGTCTGCTCGGACTGAAATACTTTCCCTTTATGGATACTTCCACGCATATTAAACGCTAATGCCCCTCCAACAATCCCTATGAGGGTGATGACAACCATCATCTCGATCAATGTGATTGCCTGTTTCCTTTTCTGAATTTTCATACGCCTACTCCTACATTCATAATTACAACGCTTGTATATTACTTGTGAGAGGAATGAGGATCGCCAGCATGATTACCCCAATAATCCCCCCTAAAAGTATAAGAATGACCGGCTGACACCATGAGGTTAGGCAAGAAAGGGTT
This genomic stretch from Chlamydia pecorum E58 harbors:
- a CDS encoding type II secretion system protein, whose amino-acid sequence is MKIQKRKQAITLIEMMVVITLIGIVGGALAFNMRGSIHKGKVFQSEQTCAKVYDILMMEYASGGASLKDILAQKEKILEEAAWCKEGKKLLKDAWGEDLIVQLNEQEDDLVIFSKRAKASK